In one window of Syngnathus scovelli strain Florida chromosome 20, RoL_Ssco_1.2, whole genome shotgun sequence DNA:
- the LOC125990695 gene encoding potassium voltage-gated channel subfamily H member 5-like: MHGGKRGLVAPQNTFLENIVRRSSETSFLLGNAQIVEWPVVYSNDGFCKLSGYHRAEVMHRSSSCNFMYGDLTDKTTIDNIRRTFDSYESNFYEVLLYTKNRTPIWLYMQVAPIRNENDKVVLFLCTFRDITLFKQPIEDEATRGWTKFARLTRALTNNRNLVQQMTPLSNTEVAHKPSRLAEALQLGSDILPQYKQEAPKTPPHIILHYCTFKTTWDWVILILTFYTAIMVPYNVSFRTRQNNLLWLVLDSVVDVIFLVDIVLNFHTTFVGPAGEVISDARLIRMNYVKTWFVIDLLSCLPYDIINAFEHFEEDFVMPSGHPRDSSNFHRNVTRTEDSMLPGLSSLFSSLKVIRLLRLGRVARKLDHYLEYGAAVLVLLVCVFGLVAHWLACIWYSIGDYEVIDESTNSIKKDSWLYQLALSIGTPYRYNASGTGQWEGGPNKDTLYISSLYFTMTSLTTIGFGNIAPTTDGEKIFSVAMMMVGSLLYATIFGNVTTIFQQMYTNTNRYHEMLNNVRDFLKLYQVPKGLSERVMDFIVSTWAMSKGIDTDKVLSICPKDMRADICVHLNRQVFNDHPAFRLASDGCLRSLAVEFQTTHCAPGDLIFHVGESVDTLCFVVSGSLEVIQDEEVIAILGKGDVFGDVFWKESSMARACANVRALTYCDLHVIRRDALMRVLDFYTAFAHSFSRNLILTCNLRKRVIFRKIADVKREQERQRNEVALSIPDDHPVRKLFQRFRQQRDGQPAEEASPYPDGNCVPEEPPTANAAQGQADKSEQNCADAASSPPCAEKPQSQGANREGTGGPGARRGGARGWAKFKNATSTAPAPEQEKPTEKKAEARTEGSQSSEEIGAKENQSQKDERDGEEAGGGATAAAGTEEASALHKTDSCDSGLTKSDLRIDRVGDSRSSFERSPMERSPMERNPFGPGGGCERDLLQAALYEAKVELKGDIRALGGRLLALEAQVAEVLRLLCVRRRLSLPPTSSPRPRLKSQDSGVTSVTQARKDNGPF; this comes from the exons ATGCACGGGGGCAAGAGAGGACTGGTGGCCCCGCAAAACACCTTTTTGGAGAATATTGTCAGACGCTCCAGTG AAACCAGCTTCTTGCTGGGAAACGCGCAGATCGTGGAGTGGCCGGTGGTGTACAGCAACGACGGATTCTGCAAGCTGTCCGGCTACCACAGAGCCGAGGTCATGCACAGGAGCAGCTCGTGCAA CTTCATGTACGGCGACTTGACGGACAAGACGACCATCGACAACATCCGACGCACCTTTGACAGCTACGAGTCCAACTTCTACGAGGTGCTGCTCTACACCAAAAACA GAACGCCCATCTGGCTTTACATGCAGGTGGCGCCCATCCGCAATGAGAACGACAAGGTGGTGCTTTTCCTCTGCACCTTCCGGGACATTACGCTCTTCAAGCAGCCCATCGAGGATGAAGCCACGCGAG GATGGACAAAGTTCGCCAGGCTGACGCGAGCGCTAACCAACAATCGCAACCTGGTCCAGCAGATGACGCCGTTGAGCAACACGGAGGTCGCCCACAAGCCGTCCAGACTGGCAGAG GCCCTCCAGCTGGGCTCGGACATCCTCCCCCAGTACAAGCAGGAAGCCCCCAAAACGCCGCCGCACATCATCCTGCACTACTGCACCTTCAAGACCACGTGGGACTGGGTCATCCTCATCCTCACCTTCTAcacggccatcatggtgccctACAACGTGTCCTTCCGCACCCGGCAGAACAACCTGCTGTGGCTGGTGCTGGACAGCGTGGTGGACGTCATCTTCCTGGTGGACATTGTGCTCAACTTCCACACCACCTTCGTGGGCCCCGCCGGCGAGGTGATATCGGACGCCAGGCTCATCCGCATGAACTACGTCAAGACCTGGTTCGTCATCGACCTGCTGTCGTGCCTGCCCTATGACATCATCAACGCCTTTGAGCATTTCGAAGAG GACTTTGTCATGCCTTCGGGTCATCCGCGCGACTCGTCAAATTTCCACCGCAACGTCACCAGGACGGAGGACTCGATGCTGCCG GGTCTGAGCAGCCTGTTCAGCTCGCTGAAGGTGATCCGCCTGCTGCGTTTGGGGCGGGTGGCGCGCAAGCTGGACCACTACCTGGAGTACGGCGCGGCCGTGCTGGTCTTGCTGGTGTGCGTCTTCGGCCTGGTGGCCCACTGGCTGGCCTGCATCTGGTACAGCATCGGCGACTACGAGGTCATCGACGAGAGCACCAACAGCATCAAGAAGGACAGCTGGCTCTACCAGCTGGCTTTGAGCATCGGGACGCCGTACCGCTACAACGCCAGCGGCACGGGCCAGTGGGAGGGCGGCCCCAACAAGGACACGCTCTACATTTCCTCGCTCTACTTCACCATGACCAGCCTCACCACCATCGGCTTTGGCAACATCGCGCCCACCACCGACGGGGAGAAGATCTTCTCCGTGGCCATGATGATGGTGGGAT CGCTGCTGTACGCCACCATCTTCGGAAACGTGACCACCATCTTTCAGCAGATGTACACCAACACCAACCGCTACCACGAGATGCTGAACAACGTGCGCGACTTCCTCAAACTCTACCAGGTCCCCAAAGGCCTCAGCGAGCGCGTGATGGATTTCATCGTCTCCACCTGGGCCATGTCCAAGGGCATCGACACGGACAAG GTGCTGTCCATCTGCCCCAAAGACATGCGAGCGGACATCTGCGTGCACCTCAACCGTCAGGTGTTCAACGACCACCCGGCCTTCCGCCTGGCCAGCGACGGCTGCCTGCGCTCGCTGGCCGTGGAGTTCCAGACCACGCACTGCGCACCCGGCGACCTCATCTTCCACGTCGGCGAGAGCGTGGACACGCTCTGCTTCGTGGTCTCCGGCTCCCTCGAGGTCATCCAGGACGAGGAAGTCATCGCCATACTGG GTAAAGGCGACGTGTTCGGCGACGTCTTCTGGAAAGAGAGCAGCATGGCGCGAGCGTGCGCCAACGTGCGCGCGCTGACCTACTGCGACCTGCACGTGATCCGGCGGGACGCGCTGATGCGGGTGCTGGACTTCTACACGGCCTTCGCCCACTCCTTCTCGCGCAACCTCATCCTCACCTGCAACCTGCGCAAACGG GTGATCTTTCGGAAGATCGCCGACGTGAAGCGGGAGCAGGAGCGCCAGAGGAATGAGGTGGCGCTCTCCATTCCCGACGACCACCCGGTCCGGAAGCTCTTCCAGAGGTTCCGGCAGCAGAGGGACGGTCAGCCGGCGGAAGAAGCCTCGCCCTACCCCGATGGCAACTGCGTGCCGGAGGAGCCGCCAACTGCCAACGCAGCTCAAGGCCAAGCCGACAAGTCGGAGCAAAACTGCGCCGATGCCGCGAGCTCTCCGCCTTGTGCGGAGAAGCCGCAGAGCCAGGGGGCCAACAGAGAGGGGACGGGGGGCCCCGGCGCCCGCAGAGGAGGGGCTCGTGGGTGGGCAAAGTTTAAAAACGCCACATCAACTGCGCCTGCTCCAGAGCAGGAGAAGCCCACAGAGAAGAAGGCGGAGGCTCGGACTGAAGGATCTCAGTCGTCGGAGGAAATAGGAGCCAAAGAGAACCAGAGCCAAAAGGACGAACGGGACGGAGAGGAGGCGGGCGGCGGTGCCACTGCCGCCGCCGGCACAGAGGAAGCCAGCGCCCTCCACAAAACCGACTCGTGCGACAGCGGCCTCACCAAGAGCGACCTGCGCATCGACCGAGTCGGAGACTCCAGGAGCTCCTTCGAGCGCAGCCCCATGGAGCGCAGCCCCATGGAGCGGAACCCTTTCGGGCCCGGCGgcggctgcgagcgggatctccTGCAGGCGGCGCTGTACGAGGCCAAGGTGGAGCTGAAGGGCGACATCCGGGCGCTGGGCGGCCGGCTGCTGGCGCTGGAGGCGCAGGTGGCCGAGGTCCTCCGACTGCTCTGCGTCAGAAGGAGACTCTCGCTGCCGCCCACGTCCTCGCCCAGGCCCAGGCTCAAAAGCCAAGACTCTGGCGTCACCTCCGTGACTCAAGCCAGGAAAGACAACGGGCCCTTTTGA
- the LOC125990693 gene encoding disheveled-associated activator of morphogenesis 1 isoform X1, with translation MAPRKRGSGGNRGGGAGLSSFFFCCFNNSEHPEITYRLREDFAPQAMEPVLPMPGYDELDGIFSELVDELDLTEKHREAMFALPAEKKWQIYCSKKKEQEENKSATSWPEYYIDQLNSMAARKTLLALEKEDEEERNKTVESLKTALRTQPMRFVTRFIDLDGLTCILNFLKSMDYETTESQIHTSLIGCIKALMNNSQGRAHVLSHAQSINIIAQSLATDNVKTKVAVLEIMGAVCLVPGGHRKILEAMLHYQRFACERTRFQTLINDLDRSTGRYRDEVNLKTAIMSFINAVLSQGAGETSLEFRIHLRYEFLMLGIQPVIDKLRSHENSTLDRHLDYFEMLRNDDELALSKRFESVHIDTKSATQVFELIRKKMNHTDAFPHFMSVLHHCLLMPHKRSGNTVQYWLLLDRIVQQMVLQNDKGHDPDVTPLENFNVKNVVRMLVNENEVKQWKEQAEKMRKEHHELQQKLEKKERECDAKTQEKEDMMQTLNKMKEKLEKESGEHKNVKQQVAELSARLHELSARQVTLVPGGAPGGPAPPPPVPSFSGLRPPPPGCAMVPPPPPPPPPPGGPPPPPGCPPGAGVPLPPGAPLGPSMQKKNIPQPCNPLKSFNWSKLAENKLEGTVWMDVDDARVFQILDLEDIEKTFSAYQRQQDFFTINNSKQKEAEDDTLGSKKVRELSVIDGRRAQNCNILLSRLKLSNEEIKRAILTMDEQEDLPKDMLEQLLKFVPEKSDVDLLEEHKHELDRMAKPDRFLYEMSRINHYQQRLQSLYFKKKFTERIAEIKPKVEALTKASKEVLHSRNLKQLLEVVLAFGNYMNKGQRGNAYGFKVSSLNKIADTKSSIDKNINLLHYLITILEKKYPKVLKFHGDLPSVPEAAKVNMTELEKDVGNLRSGLKSVESELDYQKKRAQEPGDKFVSVVSQFITVASFSFSDVEDSLTEAKDLFVKAVKHFGEDAGKMQPDEFFGIFDQFLQSFGEAQQENDNMRRRKEEEERRAKMEAQLKEQREKERKARKAKANGEDDGGEFDDLVSALRSGEVFDKDLSKMKRNRKRINSQNSDGGRERPVTKLNM, from the exons ATGGCTCCCCGGAAGCGAGGCAGCGGCGGCAaccgcggcggcggcgccggcctctcctccttcttcttctgctgcttCAACAACAGCGAGCACCCCGAGATCACCTACAGGCTGCGGGAAGACTTTGCCCCGCAGGCCATGGAGCCGGTGCTGCCCATGCCGGGCTATGACGAGCTGGACGGGATCTTCTCTGAGTTGgtg GACGAGCTGGACCTCACCGAGAAGCACAGGGAAGCCATGTTTGCCCTGCCCGCTGAGAAAAAGTGGCAGATATACTGCAGCAAaaagaag GAACAAGAGGAGAACAAGAGTGCGACCAGTTGGCCGGAATATTACATCGATCAGCTGAATTCCATGGCAGCT CGCAAGACGCTCCTGGCCCTGGAGaaggaagacgaggaggagaGGAACAAAACCGTGGAGAGCTTGAAGACCGCCCTCAGGACCCAACCTATGAG GTTTGTGACGCGCTTCATCGACCTGGACGGCCTGACGTGCATCCTCAACTTCCTGAAGAGCATGGACTACGAGACCACCGAGTCGCAGATCCACACCTCGCTGATCGGCTGCATCAAGGCGCTGATGAACAATTCTCAGGGTCGGGCCCACGTGCTCTCGCACGCCCAGAGCATCAACATCATCGCCCAGAGTCTGGCCACCGACAACGTCAAGACCAAGGTGGCCGTACTGGAGATCATGGGTGCCGTCTGCCTGGTGCCCGGCGGCCACAGGAAGATCCTGGAGGCCATGCTGCACTACCAGCGCTTTGCCTGCGAGCGGACGCGCTTTCAG ACGCtgatcaatgacctggaccgcagcACGGGGCGCTACAGAGATGAGGTCAACCTGAAAACGGCCATCATGTCCTTCATAAATGCTGTACTGAGTCAAGGCGCGGGAGAG ACAAGCCTGGAGTTCCGCATCCACCTGCGATACGAGTTTCTGATGCTGGGGATCCAACCGGTGATCGATAAGCTGCGTTCTCATGAGAACTCCACCTTAGACAG GCATTTGGACTACTTTGAGATGCTGCGGAACGACGACGAGCTGGCTCTGTCGAAGCGTTTTGAGTCG GTCCACATCGACACCAAAAGTGCCACCCAAGTGTTTGAGCTCATCCGCAAGAAGATGAACCACACCGACGCATTCCCGCACTTTATGTCCGTCCTCCATCACTGCCTCCTCATGCCAC ACAAGAGGAGCGGCAACACGGTGCAGTACTGGCTGCTACTGGATCGCATCGTCCAGCAGATGGTGCTGCAGAACGACAAGGGCCACGATCCCGACGTCACGCCACTGGAGAATTTCAATGTgaaaaatgtcgtgcgcat GTTGGTCAACGAGAACGAGGTGAAGCAGTGGAAGGAGCAAGCGGAAAAGATGCGCAAAG AGCACCACGAGCTGCAGCAGAAGTTGGAGAAGAAGGAGCGCGAATGCGACGCCAAGACGCAGGAGAAGGAGGACATGATGCAGACGCTCAACAAGATGAAGGAGAAGCTGGAGAAGGAGAGCGGCGAGCACAAGAACGTCAAGCAGCAAGTGGCCGAGCTCAGCGCGCGCCTGCACGAGCTCAGCGCC AGACAAGTCACCTTGGTTCCAGGCGGCGCCCCCGGGGGCCCGGCGCCACCCCCGCCCGTGCCGTCCTTCTCCGGCCTGCGCCCGCCGCCTCCGGGCTGCGCCatggttccgccgccgccgccccctcctcccccgccGGGCGGCCCCCCGCCACCTCCGGGTTGCCCGCCCGGGGCAGGCGTCCCCCTGCCGCCCGGGGCCCCGCTGGGACCCTCGATGCAGAAGAAGAACATCCCGCAGCCGTGCAACCCGCTCAAATCCTTCAACTGGTCCAAGTTGGCCGAG AACAAACTGGAAGGCACCGTTTGGATGGATGTGGACGACGCCAGGGTTTTCCAAATTCTGGATCTGGAGGACATCGAGAAGACCTTTTCGGCCTATCAGAGACAGCAG GACTTCTTTACCATCAATAACAGCAAACAG AAAGAGGCCGAGGACGACACGCTGGGCTCCAAAAAGGTGAGGGAGCTGTCGGTGATCGACGGCCGGCGAGCGCAAAACTGCAACATCCTCCTGTCCAG GCTCAAGCTGTCCAATGAGGAAATCAAGAGGGCCATCCTCACCATGGACGAGCAGGAGGACCTTCCCAAAGACATGCTGGAGCAG CTGCTGAAATTTGTGCCGGAGAAGAGCGACGTGGACCTCCTGGAGGAGCACAAGCACGAGCTGGACCGCATGGCCAAACCCGACCGCTTCCTCTACGAGATGAGCAG AATAAACCACTACCAGCAGAGACTGCAGTCTTTGTACTTCAAAAAGAAGTTTACCGAGCGGATAGCGGAGATCAAGCCCAAAGTTGaag CTCTGACGAAGGCTTCCAAAGAGGTCCTGCACAGCAGAAACCTGAAGCAGCTGCTGGAGGTGGTGCTGGCCTTCGGCAACTACATGAACAAGGGCCAGCGGGGGAACGCATACGGCTTTAAGGTGTCCTCGCTCAACAAGATCGCCGACACCAAATCCAGCATCGACAA GAACATCAATCTTCTGCACTACCTGATCACCATCCTGGAGAAGAAATACCCCAAAGTGCTCAAGTTTCACGGCGACCTGCCGAGTGTCCCCGAAGCAGCCAAAGTTAA CATGACCGAGCTGGAGAAAGACGTGGGCAACTTGCGCAGCGGCCTGAAGAGCGTGGAGAGC GAGCTGGACTACCAGAAGAAGCGAGCGCAGGAGCCGGGTGACAAGTTTGTGTCTGTGGTCAGCCAGTTCATCACCGTGGCCAGCTTCAGCTTCTCGGATGTGGAGGACTCGCTGACGGAGGCCAAAGACTTG TTTGTGAAGGCCGTAAAGCACTTTGGCGAGGACGCCGGCAAGATGCAGCCCGACGAGTTCTTCGGCATCTTCGACCAGTTCTTGCAGTCGTTCGGCGAGGCGCAGCAGGAGAATGACAACATGCGGCGGcgcaaggaggaagaggagcgcaGGGCTAAAATGGAGGCTCAG CTCAAAGAGCAGCGGGAGAAGGAGCGCAAGGCGCGCAAGGCTAAGGCCAACGGCGAGGACGACGGCGGGGAGTTTGACGACCTGGTGTCGGCGCTGCGCTCGGGCGAGGTCTTCGACAAGGACTTGTCCAAGATGAAGCGCAACCGCAAGCGCATCAACAGCCAGAACTCGGACGGCGGGCGCGAACGACCCGTCACAAAGCTCAACATGTAG
- the LOC125990693 gene encoding disheveled-associated activator of morphogenesis 1 isoform X2, with protein MAPRKRGSGGNRGGGAGLSSFFFCCFNNSEHPEITYRLREDFAPQAMEPVLPMPGYDELDGIFSELVDELDLTEKHREAMFALPAEKKWQIYCSKKKEQEENKSATSWPEYYIDQLNSMAARKTLLALEKEDEEERNKTVESLKTALRTQPMRFVTRFIDLDGLTCILNFLKSMDYETTESQIHTSLIGCIKALMNNSQGRAHVLSHAQSINIIAQSLATDNVKTKVAVLEIMGAVCLVPGGHRKILEAMLHYQRFACERTRFQTLINDLDRSTGRYRDEVNLKTAIMSFINAVLSQGAGETSLEFRIHLRYEFLMLGIQPVIDKLRSHENSTLDRHLDYFEMLRNDDELALSKRFESVHIDTKSATQVFELIRKKMNHTDAFPHFMSVLHHCLLMPHKRSGNTVQYWLLLDRIVQQMVLQNDKGHDPDVTPLENFNVKNVVRMLVNENEVKQWKEQAEKMRKEHHELQQKLEKKERECDAKTQEKEDMMQTLNKMKEKLEKESGEHKNVKQQVAELSARLHELSARQVTLVPGGAPGGPAPPPPVPSFSGLRPPPPGCAMVPPPPPPPPPPGGPPPPPGCPPGAGVPLPPGAPLGPSMQKKNIPQPCNPLKSFNWSKLAENKLEGTVWMDVDDARVFQILDLEDIEKTFSAYQRQQKEAEDDTLGSKKVRELSVIDGRRAQNCNILLSRLKLSNEEIKRAILTMDEQEDLPKDMLEQLLKFVPEKSDVDLLEEHKHELDRMAKPDRFLYEMSRINHYQQRLQSLYFKKKFTERIAEIKPKVEALTKASKEVLHSRNLKQLLEVVLAFGNYMNKGQRGNAYGFKVSSLNKIADTKSSIDKNINLLHYLITILEKKYPKVLKFHGDLPSVPEAAKVNMTELEKDVGNLRSGLKSVESELDYQKKRAQEPGDKFVSVVSQFITVASFSFSDVEDSLTEAKDLFVKAVKHFGEDAGKMQPDEFFGIFDQFLQSFGEAQQENDNMRRRKEEEERRAKMEAQLKEQREKERKARKAKANGEDDGGEFDDLVSALRSGEVFDKDLSKMKRNRKRINSQNSDGGRERPVTKLNM; from the exons ATGGCTCCCCGGAAGCGAGGCAGCGGCGGCAaccgcggcggcggcgccggcctctcctccttcttcttctgctgcttCAACAACAGCGAGCACCCCGAGATCACCTACAGGCTGCGGGAAGACTTTGCCCCGCAGGCCATGGAGCCGGTGCTGCCCATGCCGGGCTATGACGAGCTGGACGGGATCTTCTCTGAGTTGgtg GACGAGCTGGACCTCACCGAGAAGCACAGGGAAGCCATGTTTGCCCTGCCCGCTGAGAAAAAGTGGCAGATATACTGCAGCAAaaagaag GAACAAGAGGAGAACAAGAGTGCGACCAGTTGGCCGGAATATTACATCGATCAGCTGAATTCCATGGCAGCT CGCAAGACGCTCCTGGCCCTGGAGaaggaagacgaggaggagaGGAACAAAACCGTGGAGAGCTTGAAGACCGCCCTCAGGACCCAACCTATGAG GTTTGTGACGCGCTTCATCGACCTGGACGGCCTGACGTGCATCCTCAACTTCCTGAAGAGCATGGACTACGAGACCACCGAGTCGCAGATCCACACCTCGCTGATCGGCTGCATCAAGGCGCTGATGAACAATTCTCAGGGTCGGGCCCACGTGCTCTCGCACGCCCAGAGCATCAACATCATCGCCCAGAGTCTGGCCACCGACAACGTCAAGACCAAGGTGGCCGTACTGGAGATCATGGGTGCCGTCTGCCTGGTGCCCGGCGGCCACAGGAAGATCCTGGAGGCCATGCTGCACTACCAGCGCTTTGCCTGCGAGCGGACGCGCTTTCAG ACGCtgatcaatgacctggaccgcagcACGGGGCGCTACAGAGATGAGGTCAACCTGAAAACGGCCATCATGTCCTTCATAAATGCTGTACTGAGTCAAGGCGCGGGAGAG ACAAGCCTGGAGTTCCGCATCCACCTGCGATACGAGTTTCTGATGCTGGGGATCCAACCGGTGATCGATAAGCTGCGTTCTCATGAGAACTCCACCTTAGACAG GCATTTGGACTACTTTGAGATGCTGCGGAACGACGACGAGCTGGCTCTGTCGAAGCGTTTTGAGTCG GTCCACATCGACACCAAAAGTGCCACCCAAGTGTTTGAGCTCATCCGCAAGAAGATGAACCACACCGACGCATTCCCGCACTTTATGTCCGTCCTCCATCACTGCCTCCTCATGCCAC ACAAGAGGAGCGGCAACACGGTGCAGTACTGGCTGCTACTGGATCGCATCGTCCAGCAGATGGTGCTGCAGAACGACAAGGGCCACGATCCCGACGTCACGCCACTGGAGAATTTCAATGTgaaaaatgtcgtgcgcat GTTGGTCAACGAGAACGAGGTGAAGCAGTGGAAGGAGCAAGCGGAAAAGATGCGCAAAG AGCACCACGAGCTGCAGCAGAAGTTGGAGAAGAAGGAGCGCGAATGCGACGCCAAGACGCAGGAGAAGGAGGACATGATGCAGACGCTCAACAAGATGAAGGAGAAGCTGGAGAAGGAGAGCGGCGAGCACAAGAACGTCAAGCAGCAAGTGGCCGAGCTCAGCGCGCGCCTGCACGAGCTCAGCGCC AGACAAGTCACCTTGGTTCCAGGCGGCGCCCCCGGGGGCCCGGCGCCACCCCCGCCCGTGCCGTCCTTCTCCGGCCTGCGCCCGCCGCCTCCGGGCTGCGCCatggttccgccgccgccgccccctcctcccccgccGGGCGGCCCCCCGCCACCTCCGGGTTGCCCGCCCGGGGCAGGCGTCCCCCTGCCGCCCGGGGCCCCGCTGGGACCCTCGATGCAGAAGAAGAACATCCCGCAGCCGTGCAACCCGCTCAAATCCTTCAACTGGTCCAAGTTGGCCGAG AACAAACTGGAAGGCACCGTTTGGATGGATGTGGACGACGCCAGGGTTTTCCAAATTCTGGATCTGGAGGACATCGAGAAGACCTTTTCGGCCTATCAGAGACAGCAG AAAGAGGCCGAGGACGACACGCTGGGCTCCAAAAAGGTGAGGGAGCTGTCGGTGATCGACGGCCGGCGAGCGCAAAACTGCAACATCCTCCTGTCCAG GCTCAAGCTGTCCAATGAGGAAATCAAGAGGGCCATCCTCACCATGGACGAGCAGGAGGACCTTCCCAAAGACATGCTGGAGCAG CTGCTGAAATTTGTGCCGGAGAAGAGCGACGTGGACCTCCTGGAGGAGCACAAGCACGAGCTGGACCGCATGGCCAAACCCGACCGCTTCCTCTACGAGATGAGCAG AATAAACCACTACCAGCAGAGACTGCAGTCTTTGTACTTCAAAAAGAAGTTTACCGAGCGGATAGCGGAGATCAAGCCCAAAGTTGaag CTCTGACGAAGGCTTCCAAAGAGGTCCTGCACAGCAGAAACCTGAAGCAGCTGCTGGAGGTGGTGCTGGCCTTCGGCAACTACATGAACAAGGGCCAGCGGGGGAACGCATACGGCTTTAAGGTGTCCTCGCTCAACAAGATCGCCGACACCAAATCCAGCATCGACAA GAACATCAATCTTCTGCACTACCTGATCACCATCCTGGAGAAGAAATACCCCAAAGTGCTCAAGTTTCACGGCGACCTGCCGAGTGTCCCCGAAGCAGCCAAAGTTAA CATGACCGAGCTGGAGAAAGACGTGGGCAACTTGCGCAGCGGCCTGAAGAGCGTGGAGAGC GAGCTGGACTACCAGAAGAAGCGAGCGCAGGAGCCGGGTGACAAGTTTGTGTCTGTGGTCAGCCAGTTCATCACCGTGGCCAGCTTCAGCTTCTCGGATGTGGAGGACTCGCTGACGGAGGCCAAAGACTTG TTTGTGAAGGCCGTAAAGCACTTTGGCGAGGACGCCGGCAAGATGCAGCCCGACGAGTTCTTCGGCATCTTCGACCAGTTCTTGCAGTCGTTCGGCGAGGCGCAGCAGGAGAATGACAACATGCGGCGGcgcaaggaggaagaggagcgcaGGGCTAAAATGGAGGCTCAG CTCAAAGAGCAGCGGGAGAAGGAGCGCAAGGCGCGCAAGGCTAAGGCCAACGGCGAGGACGACGGCGGGGAGTTTGACGACCTGGTGTCGGCGCTGCGCTCGGGCGAGGTCTTCGACAAGGACTTGTCCAAGATGAAGCGCAACCGCAAGCGCATCAACAGCCAGAACTCGGACGGCGGGCGCGAACGACCCGTCACAAAGCTCAACATGTAG
- the LOC125990697 gene encoding trans-L-3-hydroxyproline dehydratase translates to MDVRLPPHEGAKLSVVDMHTGGEPLRIIVSGYPEVKGQTLLSKRRYVREHLDHLRRVLMLEPRGHYDMYGALLVASELPDAHLGVLFMHNEGYSTMCGHAVVALGRFAVDYGLAKEPRSPETPVNIHCPCGLVRAFVEYADEGKTGAVRFLSVPAFVFATDVTVAVEGFGDVTVDISYGGAFYAFVDARRFDLDVRESRTRDLVDAATAVTKAVKSQVKLRHPVSDDLAFLYGTILTDGKDDFSSDATANVCVFAEAQVDRSPTGSGVTARVALQYHKGQIRLNQSRAFQSGATGSQFTGKAVEETTCGDFKAVVVEVAGRAFYTGTSCFVQEAADQLKGGFLLK, encoded by the exons ATGGATGTTCGACTTCCGCCACACGAGGGCGCCAAGCTGTCGGTGGTGGAcatgcacacgggcggcgagccTCTCCGCATCATCGTGAGCGGCTACCCGGAGGTCAAAGGCCAAACGTTGCTGTCCAAGCGGCGTTACGTGCGGGAGCACCTGGACCACCTGCGGCGAGTGCTGATGCTGGAGCCGCGGGGTCACTACGACATGTACGGCGCCTTGCTGGTGGCCAGCGAGTTGCCCGACGCCCATCTGGGCGTCTTGTTCATGCACAACGAGGGCTACAGCACCATGTGCGGCCACGCCGTAGTGGCCCTGGGACGCTTTGCCGTCGATTACGGCCTGGCCAAGGAGCCGCGCTCACCCGAGACGCCCGTCAACATCCACTGCCCGTGCGGGCTGGTCAGGGCCTTCGTCGAGTACGCCGACGAAGGCAAAACGGGCGCGGTGAGGTTCCTCAGCGTGCCGGCCTTTGTCTTTGCCACGG ACGTGACGGTGGCGGTGGAAGGCTTTGGCGACGTCACGGTGGACATCAGTTACGGAGGAGCCTTTTACGCCTTTGTGGATGCGCGACGCTTTGACCTGGATGTGAGGGAGTCCCGGACCAGAGATCTAGTGGACGCCGCCACAGCCGTTACCAAAGCTGTCAAATCGCAG GTGAAGCTGCGCCACCCGGTGAGCGACGACCTGGCCTTCCTGTACGGCACCATCCTCACCGACGGCAAAGATGACTTCTCTTCCGACGCCACCGCCAATGTCTGCGTGTTTGCCGAGGCGCAG GTGGACCGCAGCCCAACCGGATCCGGGGTGACGGCGCGAGTGGCCCTCCAGTACCACAAAGGTCAGATCCGGTTGAACCAGTCAAGGGCGTTCCAGAGCGGCGCCACGGGATCGCAGTTCACCGGCAAAGCCGTGGAG GAGACCACGTGCGGCGACTTCAaggcggtggtggtggaggtggcCGGCAGAGCTTTTTACACGGGAACGTCTTGTTTTGTGCAGGAGGCGGCGGATCAGCTGAAAGGTGGCTTTCTGCTCAAGTGA